The following are from one region of the Natronosporangium hydrolyticum genome:
- a CDS encoding alpha/beta hydrolase, with translation MKRTPRIAIAVLLATAVTAAGCNGVTEEPAEPEPTHAPAAWDTDVVWEPCPELPREALSQAMPAGVLPGIVMDLITGVAASLLTAGRTYECTTLPVPQDWAEPDSGDTFDLALVRVRKGDDPDRIGSLVVNPGGPGASGVDAAVYLSLQPLLGGLPDAVMDDFDLVGFDPRGVARSSPVSCFTDADLDESFGADPDPVSDADFDAAVDAAQQRVDKCDDAHGDGLSYYSTRQTAHDLDAIREAVGDEQLSYLGYSYGTLLGAVYAHLYPDNVRALVLDGAVDPSRGVEGAAEGATEGGQAAGFERAFDNFAAWCAATPGQCPLGDDARAVVTDAIEQARQDPVPGPGDRDATAGWVFYAVVSSLYVEELWPQLATAIHDLGQGDPRGVFTLADLYSGRDGNGSYPNMFDANAAINCADSDSELTVAEVRTRQEQQREAHPLFGAPLAVMALECVLWPGEPDPYPYGEAEGAPPILVIGTTGDPATPYESTPRLADLLGTGVVLTYEGEGHTVYPQSGCVNDAVHSYLLDVTAPEDGLTCSTGS, from the coding sequence ATGAAACGTACCCCCCGGATCGCGATCGCGGTCCTGCTGGCCACCGCTGTCACCGCCGCCGGCTGTAACGGAGTGACGGAGGAGCCGGCCGAGCCGGAGCCCACCCACGCTCCGGCGGCCTGGGATACCGACGTGGTGTGGGAACCGTGCCCGGAGCTGCCCCGGGAGGCGCTGTCGCAAGCGATGCCGGCCGGCGTGCTGCCCGGCATCGTCATGGATCTGATCACCGGGGTCGCCGCCAGCCTGTTGACCGCCGGTCGGACCTATGAGTGCACCACCTTGCCGGTGCCGCAGGACTGGGCCGAGCCCGACTCGGGTGACACCTTCGACCTGGCGTTGGTCCGGGTCCGCAAGGGTGACGATCCGGATCGGATCGGCTCGCTGGTGGTCAACCCGGGCGGTCCCGGTGCGTCGGGTGTGGACGCCGCAGTCTATCTCTCGTTGCAGCCGTTGCTGGGCGGTCTGCCGGATGCGGTGATGGACGATTTTGATCTGGTCGGCTTCGATCCCCGCGGGGTCGCCCGGTCGAGCCCGGTCTCCTGTTTCACCGATGCCGACCTGGACGAATCCTTCGGCGCCGACCCGGACCCGGTCAGCGACGCCGACTTCGACGCCGCCGTCGACGCGGCGCAGCAGCGGGTCGACAAGTGCGACGACGCGCACGGGGATGGCTTGAGCTACTACTCCACCCGGCAGACCGCGCACGACCTGGACGCGATCCGGGAGGCGGTCGGCGACGAGCAGTTGAGCTACCTGGGCTACTCCTACGGCACCCTGCTCGGCGCGGTCTACGCCCACCTCTACCCGGACAATGTGCGGGCGCTGGTTCTCGACGGTGCGGTCGACCCCAGCCGTGGGGTGGAAGGGGCCGCCGAGGGCGCCACGGAGGGCGGTCAGGCCGCTGGCTTCGAGCGGGCGTTCGACAACTTCGCCGCCTGGTGCGCGGCGACCCCGGGGCAGTGCCCGCTCGGTGACGATGCCCGCGCGGTGGTGACCGACGCGATCGAGCAGGCGCGGCAGGACCCGGTGCCGGGCCCGGGCGATCGGGACGCGACCGCCGGCTGGGTGTTCTACGCGGTGGTGTCGTCGCTCTACGTTGAGGAGTTGTGGCCACAGCTCGCCACCGCGATCCACGACCTGGGCCAGGGCGACCCGCGGGGTGTCTTCACCTTGGCGGACCTCTACAGTGGCCGCGACGGTAACGGCAGCTACCCCAACATGTTCGACGCGAACGCCGCGATCAACTGCGCCGACAGCGACTCCGAGCTGACCGTTGCGGAGGTTCGGACGCGGCAGGAGCAACAGCGGGAAGCGCATCCCCTCTTCGGAGCCCCGCTGGCGGTGATGGCACTGGAGTGTGTGTTGTGGCCCGGCGAGCCCGACCCGTACCCGTACGGGGAGGCAGAGGGGGCGCCGCCGATCCTGGTCATCGGCACCACCGGCGATCCGGCCACACCGTACGAGTCGACGCCCCGATTGGCGGACCTGCTCGGCACCGGCGTGGTGCTGACCTACGAGGGGGAGGGGCATACGGTCTACCCCCAGTCCGGCTGCGTCAACGACGCGGTCCACAGCTACCTGCTCGACGTGACCGCCCCAGAGGACGGCCTCACCTGCTCCACGGGTAGCTGA
- a CDS encoding helicase HerA domain-containing protein, translating into MRSDGSSPVGVAVLGQRGSGKTHLLGWVREQLHLADGYFFLIGLRDASTFWRSAALSMVEDLPRDAGEGSQLTGFLRRLAELVGAPPAVRQAAVGEAELSRASLDAFVDQLRKASPQVGMACQHTLRALVLLASDVFEQQDIGHAYLCGNDEGEHGERARWGIRRSRHTSQDVVRELSRLLALTGPTVIAVDQIDLLIAQSVKSAAGSETGLAGSPEDRLRQALVLEQVAGGLMALREATRRTLSIVSCLPQVWEMVRNYATDTVQDRFKPTATLWRIPTPELAEQLVARRFTERFAEVGFTPPYPTWPIAPVAFARARKFTPRQLLITVDTHVRACLRDGEVRELSDLRDTPQRPAGRPARRATEAELVSLDQEFAELRASVDPTLALALRSEDTRMPGLLHAGLTIWIAEADAAGAGFYVDPPPGRRPALHARLRRSLAEQREDEVHWCFRAVAPAHGNSELNRVRNAMTAAGLTEGVPKRRLFLLRNEDWNRGRRTAETLETFHKAGGEVLPLPDDDVRTLTALRELLEARGIDALRPWLAARRPAHGIALFQAAFLDVVEDLAPGLDDTTPEGSGTIGTEPLPPHKPDSEASTAPAVLVGRAREDGEPVGVDLAALRRHTVIFAGSGSGKTVLIRRLVEECARQGVSAIVLDPNNDLARLGDPWPEPPAGWWPGDEAAAADYLAHTEVVIWTPGTLAGRPLSFQPLPDFAEVRGDPDEFEQAVEAAVAALAPRARVEGKTPKASRGQAVLREALRHYGRQGSSELAGFIELLSELPEGVSQLDEATKLANELAQNLRAATVNDRLFASEVGAPVDPGVLLTPAPGRRSRISVVSFVGLASNESKQSFVNQLQLALFAWIKQHPAGDRPLGGLFVMDEAATLAPAQGMTPCTQSTIALTAQARKYGLGLVFATQAPKSLHNQISGNASTQFFGLLNVPAQIAAAKELARAKAGEVPDIGRLGKGEFYAAIEGAGFRKLQAPLCLSHHPASALTPEEVLAKITLDHE; encoded by the coding sequence GGGGAGGCTGAACTTTCCCGGGCGAGCCTGGACGCGTTCGTCGATCAGCTCCGCAAGGCCAGTCCGCAGGTCGGGATGGCCTGCCAGCACACGCTGCGGGCGTTGGTGTTGCTGGCCTCCGACGTTTTCGAACAGCAGGACATCGGCCATGCGTACCTCTGCGGCAACGACGAGGGCGAACACGGCGAGCGGGCGCGGTGGGGCATCCGGCGCAGCCGGCACACCTCCCAGGATGTGGTCCGAGAGCTCTCCCGCTTGCTCGCGCTGACCGGCCCGACCGTCATCGCGGTCGACCAGATCGATCTGCTTATCGCTCAGTCAGTGAAGTCGGCGGCCGGCAGCGAGACCGGGCTCGCGGGATCCCCGGAGGACCGCTTACGGCAAGCGCTTGTTTTGGAGCAGGTTGCGGGCGGGCTGATGGCGCTACGGGAAGCGACTCGGCGGACGCTCTCGATAGTCTCCTGTCTGCCGCAGGTCTGGGAGATGGTGCGCAACTACGCGACCGATACGGTGCAGGACCGGTTCAAGCCGACCGCGACCCTGTGGCGTATTCCGACTCCGGAGCTGGCCGAACAGCTCGTGGCGAGGAGGTTCACGGAACGATTCGCCGAGGTGGGCTTCACCCCGCCGTATCCGACCTGGCCGATCGCACCGGTCGCGTTCGCTCGCGCGAGGAAGTTCACCCCCCGCCAACTGCTGATAACCGTCGATACGCATGTGCGGGCGTGTCTACGGGACGGCGAGGTCCGGGAGCTCTCGGACCTGCGTGACACCCCTCAGCGCCCGGCCGGCCGCCCGGCGCGGCGCGCCACCGAGGCGGAGCTGGTCTCCTTGGACCAGGAGTTCGCCGAGCTGCGGGCGAGCGTCGATCCGACCCTTGCCCTGGCGCTTCGGAGTGAGGACACGCGGATGCCGGGGTTGCTGCACGCCGGCCTGACGATATGGATAGCGGAGGCGGACGCCGCGGGCGCGGGCTTCTATGTCGACCCTCCCCCGGGCCGGAGGCCGGCGTTGCATGCCCGCCTCCGGCGCAGCCTCGCCGAGCAGCGCGAGGACGAGGTCCACTGGTGCTTCCGGGCGGTCGCCCCGGCCCACGGCAACTCAGAGCTCAATCGGGTCCGAAACGCGATGACCGCGGCCGGGCTCACCGAGGGGGTACCGAAGCGACGGCTGTTCCTGCTCCGCAACGAAGATTGGAATCGCGGCCGGCGTACAGCTGAGACGCTGGAGACCTTCCACAAAGCTGGCGGGGAGGTGCTGCCGCTGCCGGACGACGACGTCCGAACCTTGACTGCGCTGCGGGAGTTGTTAGAGGCGCGCGGGATCGACGCGTTGCGGCCATGGCTGGCGGCCAGGCGACCGGCGCACGGCATTGCGCTGTTCCAGGCAGCCTTCCTCGACGTCGTCGAGGACCTTGCCCCGGGGCTCGACGACACGACGCCGGAGGGGTCCGGAACGATAGGCACGGAGCCCTTGCCACCCCACAAACCCGACAGCGAAGCGTCGACGGCACCCGCGGTCCTGGTTGGCAGAGCCAGGGAGGACGGCGAGCCGGTCGGCGTCGACTTGGCGGCGTTGCGCCGACACACCGTGATCTTCGCCGGCTCCGGGTCGGGTAAGACCGTTCTGATTCGACGGCTGGTCGAGGAGTGTGCCCGGCAGGGCGTCTCCGCGATCGTGCTGGACCCGAACAACGACCTGGCGCGGTTGGGCGACCCGTGGCCGGAGCCGCCCGCCGGTTGGTGGCCCGGCGACGAAGCCGCCGCCGCCGACTACCTCGCCCATACCGAGGTGGTGATCTGGACCCCGGGCACCCTCGCCGGCCGACCGTTGAGCTTCCAGCCGCTGCCCGATTTCGCCGAAGTCCGCGGCGATCCAGATGAGTTCGAGCAGGCCGTGGAGGCGGCGGTGGCGGCGCTGGCACCACGGGCCCGGGTGGAGGGCAAGACGCCGAAGGCGAGCCGCGGCCAGGCGGTGCTGCGGGAGGCGCTGCGCCACTATGGCAGGCAGGGCAGCAGCGAGCTGGCTGGGTTCATCGAGCTGCTCTCGGAGTTGCCGGAGGGCGTCAGCCAGCTCGACGAGGCGACAAAGCTCGCCAACGAACTCGCCCAGAATCTGCGGGCCGCGACGGTCAACGATCGACTCTTCGCCAGCGAGGTCGGCGCGCCAGTGGACCCGGGGGTGCTGCTGACCCCGGCGCCGGGCCGGCGCTCCCGGATCTCGGTGGTTAGCTTCGTCGGCTTGGCCTCCAACGAGAGCAAGCAGAGCTTCGTCAACCAGCTGCAGCTGGCGCTGTTCGCCTGGATCAAACAGCACCCGGCCGGCGACCGGCCGCTCGGCGGTCTCTTCGTCATGGATGAGGCGGCGACCCTGGCCCCGGCGCAGGGGATGACGCCGTGCACCCAGAGCACGATCGCGCTCACCGCCCAGGCCCGCAAGTACGGCCTGGGGTTGGTCTTCGCTACCCAGGCGCCGAAGAGCCTGCACAATCAGATCTCCGGCAACGCGTCGACGCAGTTCTTCGGACTGCTCAACGTGCCCGCGCAGATCGCCGCGGCGAAGGAGTTGGCGCGGGCCAAGGCGGGGGAGGTGCCGGACATCGGGCGGCTGGGCAAGGGTGAGTTCTACGCCGCGATCGAGGGTGCCGGCTTCCGCAAGCTGCAGGCGCCGTTGTGCCTGAGCCACCATCCCGCCAGCGCGCTCACTCCCGAAGAGGTGTTGGCGAAGATCACGTTGGATCATGAATAG
- a CDS encoding DUF397 domain-containing protein: protein MFDLSQATWRKSTRSGQNNGACVEVADNLPGVIAVRDSKCPAIGAHVVDRHDFAAFLADVKAGSYDL, encoded by the coding sequence ATGTTCGACCTGTCTCAAGCAACCTGGCGGAAGTCCACCCGCAGCGGCCAGAACAACGGGGCCTGCGTTGAGGTGGCCGACAACCTGCCCGGCGTGATCGCGGTCCGGGACAGTAAGTGCCCGGCGATCGGCGCTCACGTCGTGGATCGGCACGACTTCGCTGCCTTCCTCGCGGACGTGAAGGCGGGCAGCTACGACCTGTAG
- a CDS encoding SAM-dependent methyltransferase, translating into MTHTSIPERPTSAGMYDYYLGGAAHTPIDRAAAEQIVQLIPAVQDGAWANRGFLQRAVRRLASEYGIRQFLDLGSGLPTQRNTHDVVAESVPDGRVVYVDVDPAVVAQAADLLDGVPTATAVQADVRDPAAILDHPETRRLIDFSQPVGVLLVAVLHFVDDDDDPWGLVARYLAAVPAGSYLALSHSAVGDRLSDQVRDLSEQVYRNTAHPPTDRSKTEIEQFFRGLALVPPHPGAPPAVTFVGLWGAEDLPAADSDGARMGYAGVARKP; encoded by the coding sequence ATGACCCACACGAGCATTCCCGAACGGCCCACCTCCGCGGGAATGTACGACTACTACCTGGGCGGCGCTGCTCACACTCCGATCGACCGAGCGGCGGCTGAGCAGATCGTCCAGCTGATCCCGGCGGTCCAGGACGGCGCCTGGGCGAACCGGGGGTTCCTCCAGCGGGCGGTCCGGCGCCTCGCCTCGGAGTACGGCATCCGCCAGTTCCTCGATCTCGGCTCGGGGCTTCCGACCCAACGCAACACCCACGATGTGGTCGCCGAGTCGGTCCCCGACGGACGGGTGGTCTACGTGGACGTGGACCCGGCGGTAGTAGCGCAGGCCGCCGACCTGCTCGACGGGGTGCCGACCGCGACCGCCGTCCAGGCCGACGTCCGGGACCCGGCCGCCATCCTCGACCATCCGGAGACCCGCCGGTTGATCGACTTCTCGCAGCCGGTCGGAGTCTTGCTGGTGGCGGTGCTCCACTTCGTCGACGACGATGACGATCCGTGGGGCCTGGTCGCGCGTTACCTCGCCGCCGTACCCGCCGGCTCGTACCTGGCGCTGTCCCACAGCGCGGTCGGCGACCGACTCTCCGACCAGGTGCGCGACCTGAGCGAGCAGGTCTACCGGAATACCGCACACCCGCCTACCGATCGGTCCAAGACCGAGATTGAGCAGTTCTTCCGGGGGTTGGCGCTGGTCCCGCCGCATCCCGGAGCGCCGCCTGCGGTGACCTTCGTGGGGCTCTGGGGGGCGGAGGACCTCCCAGCGGCCGATAGCGACGGTGCCCGGATGGGCTATGCGGGGGTGGCCCGAAAGCCCTGA
- a CDS encoding acyl-CoA dehydrogenase family protein, with the protein MATDPPAVTAADVQQRVAAFLAAHDPVTTPRADFLAARFDAGLAWVHYPAGLGGLAAPRHLQPAVDAAFTAAGAPDNQPRRIGIGLGMAAPTILAHGTDAQRRRFLRPLWTGEEVWCQLFSEPGAGSDLAAVATRAVPDGDGWLVTGQKVWTSIAHQARWGILLARTDPTVPKHSGLSYFICDLTAPGVEVRPLRQLTGEAEFNEVFLTEVRIPDEQRLGEVGQGWQVARTTLMNERVSIGGGAQPREGGAIGLLAQTWRQRPELRTSGAHDALLRLWVRAEAARLTSQRLRQALAAGQPGPEGSAVKLSFAQLNQEISSLELELLGDDGLRYDDWTMRRPDQVDFLGRNPGYRYLRAKGNSIEGGTSEILKNVIAERVLGLPAEPRVDTDRAWKDLPR; encoded by the coding sequence ATGGCAACCGATCCACCCGCGGTCACCGCCGCCGACGTCCAGCAACGAGTGGCGGCCTTCCTGGCCGCGCATGATCCAGTGACGACACCGCGTGCTGACTTCCTCGCCGCGCGTTTCGATGCCGGGTTGGCGTGGGTCCACTACCCGGCCGGGCTCGGCGGGTTGGCCGCCCCGCGGCACCTGCAACCGGCGGTCGACGCGGCGTTTACCGCCGCGGGCGCGCCGGACAACCAACCCCGGCGGATCGGTATCGGTCTCGGGATGGCCGCGCCGACCATCCTGGCCCACGGCACCGACGCCCAACGACGACGCTTCCTCCGTCCGCTGTGGACCGGCGAGGAGGTGTGGTGCCAGCTCTTCAGCGAACCAGGCGCCGGCTCCGACCTCGCGGCGGTGGCGACCCGGGCAGTGCCGGACGGCGATGGTTGGCTGGTCACCGGGCAGAAGGTATGGACCTCGATCGCACACCAGGCCCGCTGGGGCATCCTGTTGGCGCGTACCGATCCGACGGTGCCGAAGCACAGTGGCCTCAGCTACTTCATCTGCGACCTGACCGCCCCGGGGGTCGAGGTCCGGCCGCTGCGGCAGCTCACCGGCGAGGCCGAATTCAACGAGGTCTTCCTGACCGAGGTCCGCATCCCGGATGAGCAGCGGCTCGGCGAGGTCGGGCAGGGGTGGCAGGTCGCGCGTACCACCCTGATGAACGAGCGGGTCTCGATCGGCGGTGGCGCCCAACCCCGGGAGGGCGGGGCGATCGGGCTGTTGGCCCAGACCTGGCGGCAGCGCCCGGAGCTGCGCACCAGCGGCGCCCACGATGCACTGTTGCGGCTGTGGGTTCGGGCCGAGGCGGCCCGGCTGACCTCGCAGCGGCTGCGGCAGGCCCTCGCCGCGGGGCAGCCCGGCCCCGAAGGTTCCGCGGTCAAGCTCAGCTTCGCCCAGCTCAACCAGGAAATCTCCAGTCTGGAGCTGGAGTTGCTCGGCGACGATGGGTTGCGCTACGACGACTGGACAATGCGCCGACCGGATCAGGTCGACTTCCTCGGCCGCAACCCGGGCTACCGCTACCTGCGGGCGAAGGGTAACTCGATCGAAGGCGGTACCTCCGAGATCCTGAAGAACGTCATCGCCGAGCGGGTGCTGGGGCTGCCGGCGGAACCCCGAGTAGACACCGACCGCGCCTGGAAGGACCTGCCCCGATGA
- a CDS encoding TIGR03557 family F420-dependent LLM class oxidoreductase, whose translation MKIGYFLATEEFGPAQLLAQAQAAERAGFEALWISDHYHPWTDTQGESPFVWSMIGALSQACQLPITTAVTCPTMRIHPAVLAQAAATSSVLTGDRFVLGVGSGEALNELIFGDAWPSASVRLEMLEEAVTVMRELWSGRMVNFRGRHYTVSQARLYTLPDRPPPVYVSAFGPKAVQLAGRIGDGFISVAPQPEPVAGFREHGGGGKPAQGSFKACYAPDEQEAVQLAHRLWPNVGLPGELAQVLATPRHVEQAASLVTAEQVRDTFVCGPDPEEHRRRIQAYTDAGYDEVYVANSGPYHEGFFELYAKEILPRLH comes from the coding sequence ATGAAGATCGGCTACTTTCTCGCCACCGAGGAGTTCGGGCCGGCGCAGTTGCTGGCGCAGGCACAGGCCGCGGAGCGCGCCGGTTTCGAGGCGCTGTGGATCTCGGATCACTACCACCCCTGGACCGACACCCAGGGCGAGAGCCCGTTTGTCTGGTCGATGATCGGTGCGCTCAGCCAGGCCTGCCAGCTGCCGATCACTACCGCGGTGACCTGCCCGACCATGCGGATCCACCCCGCAGTACTGGCACAGGCCGCCGCCACCAGTTCGGTGCTCACCGGAGACCGGTTCGTGCTGGGGGTGGGTTCGGGTGAGGCCCTCAACGAACTCATCTTCGGTGACGCGTGGCCGAGCGCGAGCGTCCGGTTGGAGATGTTGGAGGAAGCGGTCACGGTGATGCGGGAGTTGTGGTCCGGCCGGATGGTCAACTTTCGGGGTCGCCATTACACCGTCTCCCAGGCCCGCCTCTACACGCTGCCGGATCGGCCGCCGCCGGTCTACGTGTCGGCCTTCGGGCCCAAGGCGGTGCAGCTCGCTGGCCGGATCGGCGACGGGTTCATCAGCGTGGCGCCACAGCCCGAGCCGGTGGCTGGGTTTCGGGAGCATGGTGGCGGCGGGAAGCCGGCGCAAGGGTCGTTCAAGGCCTGCTACGCGCCGGACGAGCAAGAGGCGGTCCAGCTAGCCCACCGGCTGTGGCCGAACGTGGGGTTACCCGGTGAACTCGCCCAGGTGCTGGCCACGCCGCGGCATGTGGAGCAGGCGGCCTCGTTGGTCACCGCCGAGCAGGTCCGTGACACCTTCGTCTGCGGCCCCGACCCCGAGGAGCACCGGCGCCGGATCCAGGCCTACACCGATGCCGGGTACGACGAGGTCTACGTGGCCAACAGCGGCCCATACCACGAAGGGTTCTTCGAGCTGTACGCCAAGGAGATCTTGCCGAGGCTCCACTGA
- a CDS encoding GGDEF domain-containing protein, with product MEPLSFAVGAGAAAAAALGLGAGLRLHHRLQRVEGNLARLRNELAAERHAADHDPLTGLPNRRAFQRRGSALLADPGHPATACAVIDLDSFKEVNDTLGHSAGDQVLVTLAGRLARLTNEQDLVARLGGDEFAALLTDGRGGPADPDRPAVCRPDRLGAHLADVLGAPMVVNGRWLRVTAAVGVTPVRPGAALNDLLHTADLAMYRHKARSTQPAALVTSPARGITGQPVTAPSTPLLQAPAR from the coding sequence GTGGAACCCCTCAGCTTCGCCGTCGGCGCCGGCGCGGCCGCTGCAGCCGCCCTCGGGCTAGGCGCCGGGCTCCGGCTGCACCATCGACTGCAGCGGGTCGAGGGAAACTTGGCGCGCCTACGTAACGAACTCGCTGCCGAGCGTCACGCCGCCGACCACGACCCGCTCACCGGCCTGCCCAACCGGCGGGCCTTCCAGCGGCGCGGTAGTGCGCTGCTCGCCGACCCCGGTCACCCCGCCACCGCCTGCGCGGTGATCGACCTCGACTCCTTTAAAGAGGTCAACGACACCCTGGGGCACTCCGCCGGCGATCAGGTGTTGGTCACGCTCGCCGGCCGGCTGGCCCGGCTCACCAACGAGCAGGACCTGGTCGCCCGCCTCGGCGGCGACGAGTTCGCGGCGCTGCTCACCGATGGCCGCGGCGGCCCGGCCGACCCAGACCGGCCCGCCGTCTGCCGCCCGGATCGGTTGGGCGCCCACCTCGCCGACGTGCTCGGCGCGCCGATGGTGGTCAACGGCCGGTGGCTACGGGTCACCGCCGCGGTCGGCGTGACCCCCGTTCGCCCCGGCGCCGCGCTCAACGACCTGCTACACACCGCGGACCTGGCGATGTATCGACACAAGGCCCGCTCCACCCAGCCCGCCGCCCTGGTGACATCGCCGGCCCGAGGCATTACCGGCCAACCGGTGACCGCCCCATCCACCCCGCTACTGCAAGCACCGGCGAGGTGA
- a CDS encoding acyl-CoA dehydrogenase family protein has product MTDSRATDPPAATDPPAATDPATATAPPAVDLVETETETQLRAAVREMLTQLSPPEQVLARCESADLDPDRRLWQTLAREMGLAGLAIPERYEGGGAGWREVSVVLTELGRAIAPVPYLGSAVLATAALLAAPPGPARDELLRSLAAGDAVAALTVPFATPPGRWAPTVVADEDQLLTGAVVGVADAGAATTLLVPTESGLYAVPATAAGVTGNSVTSFDLTRPLCDLRLSQAVGQRLTDPPAGAAAVATALTTGAALLAAEQVGVAQWCLDTTVDYVRTRHQFGRPVGSFQAVKHRLADVWVAVSQARAVADYAAAVLAQAESTEAGGAAGEAVVAAALAQSFCAPVAVAAAEECVQLHGGIGFTWEHPAHLFLKRAKSAAVALGSADRHRGALASAVNLPAA; this is encoded by the coding sequence ATGACTGACTCGCGCGCCACCGACCCGCCTGCGGCCACCGACCCGCCTGCGGCCACCGACCCGGCCACGGCCACCGCCCCGCCCGCCGTCGACCTGGTCGAGACCGAGACCGAGACCCAGCTCCGCGCCGCGGTGCGCGAGATGTTGACCCAGCTCAGCCCACCGGAGCAGGTGCTCGCCCGGTGCGAGTCGGCCGATCTTGATCCGGACCGACGACTGTGGCAGACCCTGGCGCGGGAGATGGGGCTGGCCGGGCTGGCGATCCCGGAGCGGTACGAGGGCGGCGGCGCCGGTTGGCGCGAGGTGTCGGTGGTGCTGACCGAGCTGGGCCGGGCGATCGCCCCCGTGCCGTACCTGGGCAGCGCGGTGCTGGCCACCGCCGCGCTGCTGGCCGCCCCGCCCGGACCCGCCCGCGACGAGCTGCTGCGGTCGCTGGCGGCGGGTGACGCGGTGGCGGCGTTGACGGTGCCGTTCGCCACCCCGCCAGGTCGGTGGGCGCCCACCGTCGTCGCCGACGAGGATCAGCTACTCACCGGCGCGGTGGTCGGGGTTGCCGATGCCGGCGCCGCGACGACGTTGCTGGTGCCGACCGAATCCGGTCTGTACGCGGTCCCGGCGACCGCCGCCGGAGTGACCGGTAACTCCGTGACCAGCTTCGATCTGACCCGCCCGCTGTGCGATTTGCGTCTGAGCCAGGCCGTCGGGCAGCGGTTGACCGACCCGCCGGCGGGCGCGGCAGCGGTGGCCACCGCGCTCACCACCGGGGCGGCGCTGCTCGCGGCCGAACAGGTCGGGGTGGCACAGTGGTGCCTGGATACCACTGTGGATTATGTTCGGACCCGGCATCAGTTCGGCCGGCCGGTGGGGTCGTTTCAGGCGGTGAAGCATCGGCTGGCCGATGTCTGGGTGGCGGTCAGCCAGGCCCGGGCGGTCGCCGACTACGCGGCGGCGGTGCTGGCGCAGGCCGAGTCGACCGAGGCCGGTGGCGCTGCCGGGGAGGCCGTGGTGGCGGCGGCCCTGGCCCAGTCGTTCTGCGCCCCGGTGGCGGTCGCCGCGGCCGAGGAGTGCGTGCAGCTGCACGGTGGGATCGGCTTCACCTGGGAGCACCCGGCCCACCTGTTTCTGAAGCGGGCCAAGTCCGCCGCGGTGGCGCTCGGCTCCGCCGACCGCCACCGCGGCGCCCTGGCCAGCGCGGTCAATCTGCCGGCTGCTTGA
- a CDS encoding helix-turn-helix domain-containing protein: MTVAYGATVAKRRLSRRLTELRGATTFTANQVCDKLGWGRGKLGRFEGNTWKRPELSDIRDLLRFYQVNDEERRELEELARRARARDWWREYGDVFGDTEFPGFEADATRVCLYMPLVLPGLLQTPAYTEAQMNVATQSPDWRKRTLEARQRRQEILDRDDGTAPRLEVVVTEASLLYQWGTREDRHALFTRLIELSQRAKVDLRLLRFQDGLHPGMCGPINIFDFPGGEPQAVFLETDFAIEEVNGLAEVGAYKEIFSRIRDAAADPATTTAELTRLREN, from the coding sequence GTGACTGTTGCCTACGGCGCCACGGTCGCCAAACGCCGGCTGTCCCGCCGGCTCACCGAGCTGCGGGGCGCCACGACCTTCACCGCCAACCAGGTCTGTGACAAGTTGGGGTGGGGGCGCGGCAAGCTCGGTCGATTTGAGGGAAACACCTGGAAACGCCCGGAACTCAGCGACATCCGAGATCTGCTGCGTTTCTATCAGGTCAACGACGAGGAGCGGCGAGAGCTCGAAGAGCTCGCCCGCCGCGCTCGGGCCCGCGACTGGTGGCGCGAGTACGGCGACGTCTTCGGCGACACCGAGTTCCCCGGCTTCGAGGCGGACGCGACTCGGGTCTGCCTCTACATGCCGCTGGTCTTACCCGGGTTGTTGCAGACCCCCGCCTACACCGAGGCACAGATGAACGTGGCGACCCAGTCTCCGGACTGGCGCAAACGGACCCTGGAGGCCCGGCAACGCCGCCAGGAGATCCTGGACCGTGACGACGGCACCGCTCCCCGGCTGGAGGTCGTGGTCACCGAAGCGTCGCTGCTCTACCAGTGGGGGACCCGGGAGGACCGGCACGCCCTCTTCACGCGACTGATAGAGCTAAGCCAACGCGCCAAGGTGGACCTCCGGCTGCTGCGGTTCCAGGACGGGCTGCACCCGGGGATGTGCGGCCCGATCAACATCTTCGACTTCCCCGGTGGGGAACCTCAAGCGGTCTTCCTTGAGACCGACTTCGCGATTGAGGAGGTGAATGGACTAGCCGAGGTCGGGGCGTACAAAGAGATCTTCAGCCGGATCCGGGACGCGGCGGCAGACCCCGCCACTACCACGGCTGAGTTGACCAGATTACGGGAAAACTAG